The genomic region GTCCAGGAAGTGGCGTCGTCTGCGCGCAAGGCGGTGGTGCATGTTGCGGCGTTTTTGCATCAGCAGGACGCCGACGCGCTGGAGGATAAACTGGTGATGCAGGGATTGACCGCCTATCAGCGCACTTCGCGCGCTCCTGGCGGACGTCGTCTGTATGAGATCATGGTCGGTCCGTTTGACAATTTGGAGCAGGCGCAACGCGCCGAGCGCCGCGTGCGTCAGATTAGCGGCGTGGCCGCTACCGCTCAGTGGGAACGCGGCGGCTCTGCGCGTCGGGTCGAGTCAAGGGCTCAGGCCTCCCGTATGACGGGGAATCATATGACGCAGCCGGTCGCCACTCAGGCCGTTAAAGTGATCGAAACCCCCAGCGCTGACCAGCAAGATGCTCAGGATAGCGGATTGTTTAGCGAAACTGGGCGTCAGGATTACACGGTTTATGTCGGCTTCTTCTCCAACTACGACAACGCCGTGCGCCTGGCTGGACAGATTGAAAAACTGGGCTACCGGGCGATGCACTCGCCTGTGCGCGTGCGTGGCCGGGAGATGACCAGCGTTTGTGTGGGGCCATTTCGCGCCCTGCAGGATGCGCGCAGCGCCGCCAAAGAGGTGGTGGAGCGCACGGCGGTCGCGCGCACAGAGATTCGTGACGCCAGCTTTTCAGGGCGTAAAGAGGGGTGCGGCGCCGGTGAGCCGGTGGAGCGATAGTGACGGTGTCAGCGTATTCAGAGGCGGAAAAGTATGCCTCTAGATCAGTCGTATTCTGGCGGCTCTGCGTTACATCTGTTTGAATTGTCAATCATTTTGAAGTTAGTGAATAAATAAAATGCTTTTAAAACAAACACATATTTAAATTAATAGGGAGTTTGGAAACCTGTGCTTCTGATGGTACATGAGTTGCATAGTTTCTGGTGTGGAATCATGTTGCTCAGTAGCTATGAGGCATGCTGTGTAGCAGATGGGCAGACGGTGTGGGCGCAATTGGCCCAGCCAGTCTGTATCAACAGCGTCATGGGTTGACAGGAATCGGAATGTCGCAATGCGCTCAACATAGGCCCGCCATGCTTCTGCCGAAGACCGGTGCGGCGCTCTTCCTGCTGATGCTTATCTGGAGCGTCATGGGGGAGTTGTGGGCCGAAAGAAGTCCGCGCGGCATTCCCGTGGGGATCTTCCGTCTGCGCCCGCAAGTGACGATCAATTACGCCTATGACGATAACGTCTATAAGACAGCCTCCAACAAAGTCTCCGATCAAAAAGTTACGATTACGCCGGTGCTGCAAGCTGTGACGCACTGGAAAAAAGTGACTATGACCGCGTCCCTCTCCAGCACCATCACGAAGCATTTGAAAGAGGAGCAAGAGGACTTTGATGATCATGTCTTGACGGTTGGGGCCAAGTTCTCCCCTTCAAAGCGTCTGGAGTTTGACGTCGATGGTCAGCTCGCCTACAAGCACGATAGTCGCGGCACTGCAGCGGCCAGCTCCCTGTCGGTGAGCGAATCCCCTGAGCAGTGGCTGCATTACAGTGGCTCTGTCAAAGCGCAATATACGCTGAACCGCATCCGCACCATTGTCAGCGCCCAGCACAGCGTGGATGATAAATCCACCTATGGGAAGTATTGGAACGATGTCTCCCTGGGCATGATGTTCGCGCTGGCGCCCAAGACCTCCATCGTCACCGAAGGGACCTGGCGGCGCTATGTCTATGATGACGCTTACGCCAGCCGTGACGGCGATGAGCATGGCGTGATGGCGGGCATGACCTGGGCGGGTTTCGGACAGACGAGCGGCTCCTTAACCGCCGGTTGGAAAGGCAAGTCCTACAGCAACGGGGCAATCGCCGATAAGAATGCGTATGTGATGAGCGGTGAGGTGCAGTGGAATCCCCGCAAACGCACCAACCTGAGCCTCTCGCTGTCGCGTGACTTTGAAGAGGGCGACGCCACGGACTCTTACTACATCTCGACGACCGGGGATCTGGCTCTCAACCATAAACTGCGCTCCTTCCTCAATCTGTCAGCCAATGTGGGCTATTCCATTGATGATTATATGGCTGGTCAACAGGATGACACCCTCAGCAGCGGTATCGGCTTATCGTATGATTTCAAACGCTGGTTGACGCTGTCTGCCGATTACAGCTACAAACAGAAAAATTCCTCTGTCGCCACTAGCGACTACAGCAGCAATGAGTATATGCTCAAATTGAGTAGCGGGCTGTAACGCAGATCCCTCTGTGATTCGAGGTTTCCACAGTACAACGAGGTGCAGGATGAGAACGGCTAATTGGGCGCTGAGAGTGTTCGCGGCGCTTGGTTTGCAGTTGATCGCCATCTCCGTTTGCATGGCTGAGGCCGCGCAGGACACGCTGCGCACCGGCTATCACCTGGGTCCTGGCGACGTCATCCAGATCGATGTCGCTGAAGAGCCGGAGATGAGCGTGAAGGCGCGCATCCAAGCGGATGGCAAAATCTCCTATGCTTTTGTTGGCGAAATTTTGGCGCAAGGCCTGTCGGTCAAGCAGTTGGAAAAGAAGATCTATGACCGGCTGATCGATGGTTACCTGAAAAATCCCAAAGTCAGCATCTCCGTGCTGACCTACCGCATGTTCTATATCAATGGCGAAGTGAGCTCCTCTGGCGGGTTCGCCTATCAACCGGGTTTGACGGTGCGCAAAGCCGTGGCTTTGGCGGGTGGTTTCACCGAGCGCGCCAATGAAGACGGCGTGACCGTGATTCGCGGCAGCGATCCCGAGCAACAGCAGCGGCGCATCGCCTTGGATAGTCCTGTGTTCCCCGATGACATTCTCACCGTTCCCGAAGGGTTTTGGTAAGACGCTATGGATAAGACGGGCTCACCCCTCTTCACGAACAAAGAGGACCATACTCCTCGGCACGTCCATGAATCGCCTATGGCGGGCGCCCCCGTCAATCCCATGCCGCCCATGGCTCCGCTGCAAGGGTCCCCCGTCGCAGCGGGACCTGCGCCGCTGGCGCCGTTGGATGCCGAAGGCGAGGGCGTCAATTTCAGCTTTTACTGGTTGACGATCCTCAAGCGCAAATGGCAGATCCTGTTCATCACTTTTGCCGTGCTGATCCCTGTTGCGATCTACGCCTACTCACTGCCGCAACTCTATAAAGCCGACACCTTGGTGATGATCGAGCCTGATACGCCAAAGGTGATTGCATCGCTGGAGGAGGGCTTTGGCGTTGAGTCGGGCGGACGCGACTTCTTTTTGACCCAGATTGAATTGTTGCGCTCTCGGCGTCTGGTGGATGAGGTGATCCGGCGTCTCTCATTGACGCAAGAGCCGGAGTACAACGCGAGCCTCAAACAGCCGGCAAAGCCATCATTGCTGCGCGAACTGTTGCCGCAAGAGTGGTATGCGATGCTCAGCAATCCCGGAGACGCGGATCAGGGTGACCCGGCAAACAGCCTGGATTTCAAAAAAGGTTCGCCCGCCTATGAGAGCTTGGCGCAACGCGTAACCGACGGCATCGAAGTGGAGGCGGTGGGACGCAGTCAACTGATTCGCATCTCCTTTGTCTCTCGTTCGCCCGAATTGGCGGCAAAAATCACCGGCTCCATCGCCGAAACCTACATTGATCAGCAGTTGGAATCCAAACTGGAGATGACACAGTACGCCGCGACCTGGCTGACCGATCGC from Magnetofaba australis IT-1 harbors:
- a CDS encoding outer membrane beta-barrel protein; translated protein: MLLPKTGAALFLLMLIWSVMGELWAERSPRGIPVGIFRLRPQVTINYAYDDNVYKTASNKVSDQKVTITPVLQAVTHWKKVTMTASLSSTITKHLKEEQEDFDDHVLTVGAKFSPSKRLEFDVDGQLAYKHDSRGTAAASSLSVSESPEQWLHYSGSVKAQYTLNRIRTIVSAQHSVDDKSTYGKYWNDVSLGMMFALAPKTSIVTEGTWRRYVYDDAYASRDGDEHGVMAGMTWAGFGQTSGSLTAGWKGKSYSNGAIADKNAYVMSGEVQWNPRKRTNLSLSLSRDFEEGDATDSYYISTTGDLALNHKLRSFLNLSANVGYSIDDYMAGQQDDTLSSGIGLSYDFKRWLTLSADYSYKQKNSSVATSDYSSNEYMLKLSSGL
- a CDS encoding polysaccharide biosynthesis/export family protein, giving the protein MFAALGLQLIAISVCMAEAAQDTLRTGYHLGPGDVIQIDVAEEPEMSVKARIQADGKISYAFVGEILAQGLSVKQLEKKIYDRLIDGYLKNPKVSISVLTYRMFYINGEVSSSGGFAYQPGLTVRKAVALAGGFTERANEDGVTVIRGSDPEQQQRRIALDSPVFPDDILTVPEGFW